The genomic region ACTGTACAAGGGTCCGCTGGGCTTGAGCCTGGTCGAGCTGGTCTCGCTGCGCGTATCGCAGCTCAACGGGTGCGTGTTCTGCCTCGACATGCACACCGAAGCCTTGCGCAAGGCAGGCGTGGCACAGCGCAAGCTCGACACCGTCGCCGCCTGGCGCGAAAGCCCGTTGTTCGACGACCGTGAACGCGCTGCGTTGGCCTGGGCGGAAGCCCTGAACGACCTGGGACAGGCCGCGATCCCCGATCAGGCGCTGCAACGGTTGCAGGCGCACTTCGACGAGCGCGAGGTATCCGAGCTGACCTTCGCCGTGGCCGCGATCCGGGCCTGGAACATGCTCAACGTCGGCCTGCGCAAACCACTGCCGGACGTGCCCTACTCGGCCGATACCGGGGCGTGAGGAGCAGGAACCGGCTCGTGACGGCACGGCTCCAGCAGGCTGTCTTTCCGCAATCTGCTAGGGCATCGGGGCGGCGGCACCGGGGCTCCGGCGCTGGAACAGATCCCGATAAGGGTCGCGGAAAGCGTCACGGGCACCTCTGTCGGCGGGCCGGCTCTTCAGCGACCTGGCCATGGCCCATTGGCGGCCGGCTTCGCGCTCATTGCCCATCAGGGCATGGACGCGGGCCAGACCGAGGTGGAACTGTGGTTCGCCGCGATGCAGGCGGATCGCGCGGCGATAGGCGTCGAGGGCGGCTTCATGGTCGCCCCGCCGCTCGTGCTGCAGACCGACGACGAAGTTGCGGTAAGGATCGCGCCGCTCCATCCGCGCCAATCGGCGCTCATAGCGGGCCGCCTTGCCGGCCTCGCCGTGATGTCTGTACAGATTGACCAGGTTGGACAGTGCTGCCGGGTGTTGCGGGGCGGTATCGAGCACGGCCAGATAGGCCTGCTCCGCCGCAACGATGTCGCCGAGGCGGTTTCGGGCCACGCCGATATTGTTCATGCCCGGCACGAAACCCGGCTCCAGCTCGATCGCGGCATCGAAATGACGGAGCGCGGCAGCCATCTCGTCGCGTTCGAGCAGCTCGACACCACGGTTGTTGATGAAGTGCGCCAGCGCGCGACGGTCGCTGATCTCCCGCGGCGGGTTGCGACTGAGCGTGAGCCCGGGCTCGAAATCGACGGTGTAGTGCCGCCCCCGACATCGACGCCGGCATTGACGTGTCCGGCATGGATGACGACGTTGCTGTCCAGGCTGCCGGGCCAGACCAGCACATCGTCGGTTTCCTGCATGTGGGCATCGAAACCCACCCGACGCGCCAACACCACGAAGGCCAGAGTGAAGGACAGGCAGTTGCCGCGTCGGTCGTGCAGGGTCTCGGCGACGGAGCGAGTGGCTTCGTTGTCGTACTCGAAGGCCAGTCCGTCGGAGGCGAACATCCACTCAACCAGTCGCTCGAGCCGCCTGACCGGTTTCGGTTCCGCCGCCACCTGTTCCTGCAGCGGCGCGTGCAGCTCCGCCGGCACGGCGGTGACCTGCTCCCAGTCCGACAGCACCGGCACCGGAGGCGGCGCAGGCAGGTCGAGCGTGGACAGCGCCAGTGCCGCCGCCATCGTCCAGGTCAACATGATGCGCACTCCTTCCCGCGATCGCGGGCCGGATGACCATGGCTTGAGTCTACTCCTGCCCGGGCAGGTATCCTCGCGCAGTCACGGCCCGTGACGCCCGGGAGCCGAGATGCCCCACCCACGCCACTCCACTCCGCTGACAGATGGCCCGCGCCCGAGCCTGCGCGAGCGCTTCAACGCGCTGCGCAACCTGCCACCGTTCCTGCGCCAGATCTGGGCGACCAGCCCGGGGCTGACCGTGATGACGCTGGCATTGCGGCTGCTGCGGGCACTGATCCCGGTGGCGATGCTCTACATTGGCAAGCTGATCATCGACGAGGTGGTGCGGCTGGTCGGTGTCGGGGTGGCAACCGGATCGCTGGCCGATGCCCTGGGCAGCCACCAGTACGACCACCTGTTCTGGCTGCTGGTGGCCGAGTTCGCACTGGCGATCGGTTCGGACCTGATCGGTCGGCTGGTCAGCTACGGCGACTCGATGCTGTCGGAGCTGTTCACCAACGCCACCAGCATCCGGTTGATGGAGCATGCGGCGAACCTGGACCTGGAGGATTTCGAGGATCCGGACCTGCAGGACAAGCTCGACCGCGCCCGCCGCCAGACCATGGGTCGGGCCAACCTGATGAGCCAGTTGTTCGGCCAGGTGCAGGACATGATCACCGTGGCCAGCTTCGCCGTCGGCCTGCTGGTCTACGCACCGTGGCTGATCGTGCTGCTGGCGATCGCGCTGGTGCCGGCCTTCGTCGGCGAGGCGCACTTCAACGCGCTGGGCTACTCGTTGAACTTCGCCTGGACACCGGAGCGGCGCCAGCTCGAATACGTGCGCCAGATGGGTGCCAGCGTGGAGACGGCCAAGGAGGTGAAGATCTTCAACCTCCACACCTTCCTGATCGCGCGCTATCGCGAACTGGCGGAAAAATTCTTCCGCGCCAACCGGACGCTGGCGCGCAAACGCGCGCTCTGGGGCACGCTGCTGGCGGCACTGGGCACGCTGGGCTACTACGCCGCCTATGCCTACATCGCCTGGCGCACGGTACGCGGCGATTTCTCGATCGGCGACCTGACCTTCCTGTCCGGCAGTTTCCTGCGCCTGCGGCAGCTGTTGGAGGGGCTGCTGGTCGGCTTCTCGCAGGTCGCCGGGCAGGCGCTGTACCTGGACGACCTGTTCTCCTTCTTCGAGATCGAGCCGGAGATCGCCAGCCCGGCCGAACCGCGCGACGTGCCGGTACCGATCCACGATGGCTTCGTGTTCGAGAACGTCGGCTTCCGCTATCCGGGCTCGGAACAGTGGGCGCTGCGCGGGCTGGATTTCGAGCTGCACGCGGGCGAGGTGCTGGCCCTGGTCGGCGAGAACGGCGCCGGCAAGACCACCCTGGTCAAGCTGCTGGCACGGCTGTACGACCCCGACGAGGGCCGGATCCTGCTCGATGGGCACGACCTGCGCGAATACGACCTCGACCAGTTGCGGGCGAACATCGGGGTGATTTTCCAGGACTTCGTGCGCTACCACCTGACCGCCGGCGAGAACATCGGCGTCGGCCGGGTCGAGGCGATGCACGACGACGCCCGTGTCCGCGAAGCCGCGCGCCGGGGCATGGCCGACGAAGTGGTCGCCGCCCTCCCCGGCGGCTACGACCAGTTGATCGGCCGGCGCTTCCGTAGCGGCGTCGACCTGTCCGGCGGCCAGTGGCAGAAGATCGCGATCGCCCGCGCCTACATGCGCGACGCGCAGGTGATGATCCTCGACGAGCCGACCGCGGCGCTGGATGCGCGCAGCGAGTTCGAGGTGTTCCAGCGCTTCAAGGAGCTGAGCGACCGCCGCACCGCGGTGCTGATCTCGCACCGCTTCAGCAGCGTGCGCATGGCCGACCGCATCCTGGTGCTGTCCGGCGGCCGGCTGGAGGCCAGCGGCACCCACGATGAGCTGATGGCCGACGGCGGGCGATACGCCGAGCTGTTCGAGCTGCAGGCGGCGGGGTATCGGTGACCGGCAGCGGGTGCCTGCGCATTCGCGTAAAATTGGCAACTTCGATCCATACCCCACCCCCACATGTCCGCAGCCTTCGGCACCGAAACCGTGCTGGACGTCCGTCACTGGACGGACGACTACTTCAGCTTCACCACCACCCGCGACGACGGCTTCCGTTTCGACAACGGCCAGTTCGTGATGATCGGCCTGCAGATCCCGCAGGCAGACGGCACCAGCAAGCCGCTGTTGCGCGCGTACTCCATCGCCAGCGCGAGTTGGGAGGAGCAACTGGAGTTCTTCAGCATCAAGGTGCCGGACGGTCCGCTGACCTCGCGGCTGAAGGAGATCAAGCCTGGCGACACCGTGCTGATCGGCCGCAAACCCACCGGCACCCTGCTGATCCACGACCTGCACCCGGGCCGCAACCTGTACCTGCTCGGCACCGGTACCGGTTTCGCGCCTTGGCTGTCGATCGTCAAGGATCCGGAAACCTACGAGCGCTTCGAGCGGGTCATCCTCTGCCATGGCGTGCGCCACGCGCAGGACCTGGCCTACCGCGACTACATCGTCAACGAGCTGCCGCACCATGAGTTCCTGGGCGAAACCATCCGCGAGAAACTGCTCTACTACCCGGCTGTGACTCGCGAGCCGTTCGAGTTCAACGGCAACGACCATCGCGGCCGCATGACCGACCTGATGGCCACCGGCCAGATGATGCAGCACCTCGGCATCGAGCCGCTGGATCCGGAACACGACCGCGCGATGGTCTGTGGCAGTCCGGCGATGCTGGCCGACTTCCGCACCCTGCTCGATGGCCGTGGCTTTACCGCCGCACCACGCATCGGCACGCCGGGGCAGTACGTGTTCGAACGCGCGTTCGTCGAAAAGTAGGATGGGCAGAGCGTAGCGATACCCATCATCGTGTGATCCCGGCCGTTGCCCCGATGGGCTTCGCCTTCGGCTCTACCCGCCCTACACTTCAGCGGACACACCAAAGGGGGGAAACCGCATTCGGAACGCACCCTGCCCGGCATCATCGATGAACTCCTGTCGCTGTTGCCGGACGCGGTCAAGAACCGGCCGGCCGCCGGCCGATGAGCGCGGCGTAGAATCGACATGAGTCCCGAGAAAGCAGAACGATGAAGATCCTGGTCCCCGTCGACGGCAGTGCGATCAGCCTGCGTGCCGCCCGTTTTGCCATCAAGCTCGGCAAGCAGCTGAACAAGCCGGCGCGCATCACTCTGCTGTCGGTCAACCTGCCGCTGTTCCCGGGCGTGGAGCGCAAGATCGGCACGACCGCCGTGCGCCGCCACTATGCCGAGAACCATGAGCAGATGCTCGCCGAGGCGCGCAAGGTGCTTGCGCGGTCCGGGCTGGAGACCAGCGAACGGACCGAAATCGGTGATCCGGCCGAGATGATCCTCGACGTCGCCGCCAAGGAGCACTGCAACCTGATCGTGATGGGCTCGCACGGCCGCAGCATGGTCAAGGGGCTGCTGCTGGGCTCAGTGTCGAGCAAGGTGATCGCCCAGGGCAAGGTGCCGGTGACGATCGTGCGCTGAGTGCGCCTGTCGAGCGCTCTCAGCCCAGTGCGGCCTCGATGTCGGCGGCCAGCGAGTCGGGCTTGTCGGTCGGCGCATAGCGCTTGACGACCCGGCCGTCGCGACCGACCAGGAACTTGCTGAAGTTCCATTTGATCGCGTCGATGCCGAGGAAGCCGCCCTTCTCATCCTTCAGCCATTTCCACAGCGGATGGGCTGC from Lysobacter alkalisoli harbors:
- a CDS encoding carboxymuconolactone decarboxylase family protein, translating into MQAPHIDYTVHAPKAFQQLVQLSGQLYKGPLGLSLVELVSLRVSQLNGCVFCLDMHTEALRKAGVAQRKLDTVAAWRESPLFDDRERAALAWAEALNDLGQAAIPDQALQRLQAHFDEREVSELTFAVAAIRAWNMLNVGLRKPLPDVPYSADTGA
- a CDS encoding tetratricopeptide repeat protein, encoding MAAALRHFDAAIELEPGFVPGMNNIGVARNRLGDIVAAEQAYLAVLDTAPQHPAALSNLVNLYRHHGEAGKAARYERRLARMERRDPYRNFVVGLQHERRGDHEAALDAYRRAIRLHRGEPQFHLGLARVHALMGNEREAGRQWAMARSLKSRPADRGARDAFRDPYRDLFQRRSPGAAAPMP
- a CDS encoding transglutaminase domain-containing protein, with protein sequence MLTWTMAAALALSTLDLPAPPPVPVLSDWEQVTAVPAELHAPLQEQVAAEPKPVRRLERLVEWMFASDGLAFEYDNEATRSVAETLHDRRGNCLSFTLAFVVLARRVGFDAHMQETDDVLVWPGSLDSNVVIHAGHVNAGVDVGGGTTPSISSPGSRSVATRRGRSATVARWRTSSTTVVSSCSNATRWLPRSVISMPRSSWSRVSCRA
- a CDS encoding ABC transporter ATP-binding protein, with the translated sequence MPHPRHSTPLTDGPRPSLRERFNALRNLPPFLRQIWATSPGLTVMTLALRLLRALIPVAMLYIGKLIIDEVVRLVGVGVATGSLADALGSHQYDHLFWLLVAEFALAIGSDLIGRLVSYGDSMLSELFTNATSIRLMEHAANLDLEDFEDPDLQDKLDRARRQTMGRANLMSQLFGQVQDMITVASFAVGLLVYAPWLIVLLAIALVPAFVGEAHFNALGYSLNFAWTPERRQLEYVRQMGASVETAKEVKIFNLHTFLIARYRELAEKFFRANRTLARKRALWGTLLAALGTLGYYAAYAYIAWRTVRGDFSIGDLTFLSGSFLRLRQLLEGLLVGFSQVAGQALYLDDLFSFFEIEPEIASPAEPRDVPVPIHDGFVFENVGFRYPGSEQWALRGLDFELHAGEVLALVGENGAGKTTLVKLLARLYDPDEGRILLDGHDLREYDLDQLRANIGVIFQDFVRYHLTAGENIGVGRVEAMHDDARVREAARRGMADEVVAALPGGYDQLIGRRFRSGVDLSGGQWQKIAIARAYMRDAQVMILDEPTAALDARSEFEVFQRFKELSDRRTAVLISHRFSSVRMADRILVLSGGRLEASGTHDELMADGGRYAELFELQAAGYR
- a CDS encoding ferredoxin--NADP reductase, which encodes MSAAFGTETVLDVRHWTDDYFSFTTTRDDGFRFDNGQFVMIGLQIPQADGTSKPLLRAYSIASASWEEQLEFFSIKVPDGPLTSRLKEIKPGDTVLIGRKPTGTLLIHDLHPGRNLYLLGTGTGFAPWLSIVKDPETYERFERVILCHGVRHAQDLAYRDYIVNELPHHEFLGETIREKLLYYPAVTREPFEFNGNDHRGRMTDLMATGQMMQHLGIEPLDPEHDRAMVCGSPAMLADFRTLLDGRGFTAAPRIGTPGQYVFERAFVEK
- a CDS encoding universal stress protein, with translation MKILVPVDGSAISLRAARFAIKLGKQLNKPARITLLSVNLPLFPGVERKIGTTAVRRHYAENHEQMLAEARKVLARSGLETSERTEIGDPAEMILDVAAKEHCNLIVMGSHGRSMVKGLLLGSVSSKVIAQGKVPVTIVR